In one window of Pseudodesulfovibrio sediminis DNA:
- a CDS encoding HEAT repeat domain-containing protein codes for MKLDSKLKLSMDKLLPILLTLCVLIGPCPALAGTTTTTETASIAHLLGSKERTDRDKGGELLKAVGQSAMPDLLQALKSPENQQRRGAVFGLALLPIPALTTDGLISALSDKDPVIRRVAALALAKISRYSAKPVARLLADPNNDVRVSAALSLSKMGADAVLPLADMLSNTDPVVVAKAAWLLGILNEQALPATPALVRALEIDDMRVVHVLAETIDQIGPDPAMLHDLLLLLGSERMTCPGSPIGAAAAPTVAKLLARPGTLTAQVALYTLARMGKLAMPALTQIAKTGTPSQQTAAALLLSGLDPKSAKKLPDTVRRSLTGAFATE; via the coding sequence ATGAAATTAGATAGTAAACTAAAATTGTCTATGGACAAACTCCTTCCCATCCTGCTTACCCTGTGTGTGCTGATCGGCCCTTGCCCTGCGCTGGCCGGGACAACCACTACCACTGAAACGGCATCCATCGCCCACCTGCTCGGAAGCAAGGAGCGAACCGACCGCGACAAAGGGGGCGAACTGCTCAAGGCAGTGGGACAATCGGCCATGCCCGATCTCCTTCAGGCCCTGAAGTCGCCGGAGAATCAACAGCGACGCGGCGCCGTCTTTGGCCTCGCGCTCCTGCCCATTCCCGCGCTGACCACAGACGGCCTCATCTCTGCCCTGTCGGATAAAGACCCGGTCATTCGCCGCGTTGCCGCACTCGCACTGGCAAAGATCAGTCGGTACTCGGCAAAACCCGTGGCCCGACTTCTCGCTGATCCCAACAACGATGTCAGAGTGAGCGCCGCCTTGAGCCTCAGCAAAATGGGGGCAGACGCCGTGCTGCCGCTGGCGGACATGCTCTCAAATACTGATCCTGTCGTTGTTGCCAAAGCCGCATGGCTGCTCGGTATACTCAATGAACAGGCCCTTCCGGCGACCCCGGCCTTGGTCCGCGCTCTGGAAATAGACGACATGCGCGTTGTCCATGTCCTGGCGGAAACCATCGACCAGATCGGCCCTGATCCGGCCATGCTGCACGACCTGCTGCTGCTCCTGGGGAGCGAGCGCATGACCTGTCCCGGATCACCCATCGGCGCTGCAGCCGCCCCCACCGTGGCCAAACTCCTTGCCCGCCCCGGTACACTGACAGCTCAGGTCGCCCTGTACACCCTGGCCCGCATGGGAAAACTGGCCATGCCGGCCTTGACTCAAATCGCGAAAACAGGCACCCCGAGCCAACAAACTGCAGCCGCACTCCTCCTCTCCGGCCTGGACCCCAAGTCGGCAAAGAAACTTCCCGACACAGTGCGCCGCTCCCTGACCGGAGCCTTTGCAACAGAATAA
- a CDS encoding EAL and HDOD domain-containing protein — translation MSESTYESVFMARQPILDTQNETWGYMTLFRDSENADHAILNNTSEATMSLVANLPLCGGVGGNQARLLVHFTPESIIRGVPHAIPWDNTVIILEEIQTTEEALIVALGDLLIDGFELAINNFEGKPGCERLAELADTFIVDIQGKDEADIEAIVTKGKKFGNAKMIAKCVETSEELAKAQKAGFTLFHGFFFKKPKNETGRKINSSKITRLKLFEIIEKEEPDFDALALAIEADVAISYRLLNFLNSANFSFATKVTSIKQAVVLTGWKPLRNWLRLIILTDLTPSDKTQELTYLSAHRAKLFETAALGSGYEEESDKLFMVGLFSLLDAMLDTDMEEILNHLPVDNDIKAALCGKKNRYTPWLDLAKALEESDWDEVSVCSQTLNILPGTVAVSYQHAFTWADTFFTTSPGE, via the coding sequence ATGAGCGAGAGCACATACGAATCCGTATTCATGGCCAGACAGCCGATTCTAGATACCCAAAACGAAACATGGGGCTACATGACGCTCTTCAGGGACAGTGAAAACGCTGATCACGCCATCCTCAACAACACCTCCGAAGCGACCATGAGCCTGGTCGCGAACCTCCCTCTCTGCGGCGGGGTTGGCGGCAATCAGGCCCGTCTTCTGGTCCACTTCACCCCCGAGTCAATCATCCGGGGCGTACCGCATGCCATCCCCTGGGACAACACAGTCATCATTCTAGAAGAAATACAGACCACCGAGGAGGCCCTTATCGTCGCTCTCGGCGACCTCCTGATCGACGGCTTTGAGCTGGCCATCAACAACTTCGAGGGCAAGCCCGGATGCGAGCGACTGGCTGAGCTGGCCGACACCTTCATTGTGGATATACAGGGCAAGGATGAAGCCGACATTGAGGCCATCGTCACCAAGGGAAAGAAATTCGGCAACGCAAAAATGATCGCCAAATGCGTGGAAACCAGTGAAGAGCTGGCAAAGGCCCAAAAGGCCGGTTTCACCCTGTTCCACGGTTTCTTCTTCAAGAAACCCAAAAACGAAACAGGGCGAAAAATCAACTCGTCCAAAATAACCCGACTCAAGCTTTTCGAGATCATCGAAAAGGAAGAGCCTGATTTTGACGCACTGGCATTGGCCATCGAGGCTGACGTGGCCATCAGCTATCGCCTGCTCAACTTTCTCAATTCAGCAAATTTCAGCTTTGCCACCAAAGTGACGTCCATAAAGCAAGCCGTTGTCCTGACAGGGTGGAAACCGCTGCGCAACTGGCTCCGGCTCATCATCCTCACGGACCTCACCCCGTCGGACAAGACGCAGGAACTGACCTATCTCTCGGCCCATCGGGCCAAACTCTTCGAAACCGCAGCCCTTGGCAGCGGATACGAAGAGGAGTCAGACAAGCTCTTCATGGTCGGCCTGTTCTCTCTGCTGGACGCCATGCTCGACACGGACATGGAAGAAATCCTCAATCACCTGCCCGTGGACAACGACATCAAAGCGGCCCTGTGCGGAAAGAAAAACCGGTACACCCCGTGGCTGGACCTGGCGAAAGCCCTGGAAGAGTCCGACTGGGACGAAGTCAGCGTCTGCTCCCAGACTCTCAACATCCTCCCAGGCACGGTGGCTGTCAGCTATCAGCACGCCTTCACCTGGGCTGACACCTTCTTCACCACAAGTCCGGGAGAATAG
- a CDS encoding S24 family peptidase has translation MGFTDDVRQALTDRIGPGKRYPNNKRMADELDVDPSQLNRFLKKERGLNTDSLGHILDRIGASIVFADDPADASREVCFQLPTKSEAEPNAPEPQPDDYLAVPLTASSVAAGPGLVPEDRVEGWVLVWRHQESIRFRSNIVAVEVGKNELSMAPTLHPGDILLVDRNDRDPSPVGKIMLVSEPGEGGETLVRRVNTRRLEDDVELIFYSDNSRDYPPTTYRLNRDYGGDISRAIGGNVVWAWNDMSRK, from the coding sequence ATGGGATTTACAGACGACGTACGTCAGGCACTCACTGACCGCATCGGGCCAGGAAAACGGTACCCGAACAACAAACGAATGGCGGATGAACTTGACGTAGACCCTTCACAACTCAATCGATTTCTGAAGAAGGAGCGTGGCCTGAACACGGATTCTCTCGGACACATCCTCGACCGCATAGGCGCGAGCATCGTGTTTGCCGACGATCCTGCGGACGCATCCAGAGAAGTCTGCTTTCAGCTCCCCACAAAGTCCGAAGCCGAACCCAATGCACCAGAGCCCCAACCCGATGATTACCTCGCGGTCCCGTTGACGGCCTCGTCCGTGGCTGCCGGCCCCGGCCTTGTGCCCGAAGACAGGGTCGAGGGATGGGTTCTGGTCTGGCGACATCAGGAATCGATCCGCTTCCGCTCCAACATCGTGGCCGTGGAGGTGGGCAAGAACGAACTCTCAATGGCGCCGACGCTCCATCCCGGAGACATCCTTCTTGTAGATAGAAACGATCGTGATCCCAGCCCTGTAGGAAAAATCATGCTTGTCTCCGAACCGGGTGAAGGCGGTGAAACCCTGGTCAGGCGGGTCAACACAAGACGACTTGAAGATGATGTCGAACTCATCTTCTACTCGGACAACAGCCGCGATTATCCCCCAACCACATACAGGCTCAACCGCGATTATGGCGGAGATATTTCTCGCGCCATCGGTGGCAATGTTGTCTGGGCCTGGAATGACATGTCCCGAAAGTAG
- a CDS encoding amidohydrolase family protein, which yields MPLSRRDFLASMVGLGTLLCPCTGTTGPLPKGTFALTGTVITGTGQHPLKNGTVLVNKGIIEAVLPEAHITDRPVIALPDAAILPGIINAHCHRIHTREERRDRWLAKGVTSIGDVGSTLDDMRLLAQSPTGTTATAAFCGPMIAPSGGYPTPIHKPVYALVADTPKQGRETVRQLEGQGATMIKISFEPGIMPRPWPMFDADTAEAICTEARRLGLIIRCHVEDFAGLKPALDAGVNTVEHVPYRWHEKGVIRQIFNDNGELIPSYIAMLERMVRENIILTPTLDVLNRTPWKGPALFEPVRTFNAMGGRMALGNDFPYRRTDAGMPLEEMRLLACAGLSSSQIIQAATRTSAAACNLSTRGTLAPGMAADILVTAANPDTTMTTLEAPRHIIKDGIFIN from the coding sequence ATGCCCCTGTCACGCCGTGACTTTCTCGCATCCATGGTCGGACTCGGCACACTGCTTTGCCCTTGCACCGGCACAACCGGCCCTTTGCCCAAAGGGACATTCGCTCTTACGGGCACGGTCATCACCGGCACCGGACAGCATCCCCTGAAAAACGGCACAGTGCTCGTGAACAAGGGAATCATCGAAGCCGTGCTCCCCGAAGCGCACATCACGGATCGGCCAGTGATCGCCCTGCCTGACGCGGCCATTCTGCCCGGCATAATCAACGCCCACTGCCACCGCATCCACACCCGGGAAGAAAGAAGGGACCGCTGGCTCGCAAAGGGAGTCACCAGCATCGGCGACGTGGGATCAACTCTGGACGACATGCGCCTGCTGGCACAGTCGCCAACAGGGACAACAGCAACCGCGGCATTCTGCGGCCCCATGATAGCTCCATCCGGCGGCTACCCCACCCCCATACACAAGCCGGTATACGCCCTGGTCGCAGACACCCCAAAACAAGGCAGGGAAACGGTCAGGCAGTTGGAGGGTCAGGGCGCGACCATGATCAAGATTTCCTTTGAGCCGGGCATCATGCCCAGACCATGGCCCATGTTCGACGCGGACACGGCAGAGGCTATCTGTACCGAGGCACGCCGACTCGGGCTGATCATACGCTGCCATGTGGAAGATTTCGCAGGGCTGAAACCGGCGCTGGACGCGGGAGTCAACACCGTGGAACATGTGCCGTATCGCTGGCACGAGAAGGGTGTCATCCGCCAGATCTTCAACGACAACGGGGAACTCATCCCTTCCTATATCGCCATGCTGGAGCGCATGGTCCGCGAGAACATCATTCTCACACCGACGTTGGACGTGCTCAACAGAACCCCCTGGAAAGGACCGGCGCTGTTCGAGCCGGTCAGAACGTTCAACGCCATGGGAGGCCGCATGGCCCTGGGTAACGACTTCCCGTATCGCCGCACGGATGCGGGCATGCCGCTTGAAGAAATGCGCCTCCTGGCCTGTGCGGGGTTGTCTTCGTCTCAAATCATACAGGCAGCCACGCGGACCTCGGCAGCGGCCTGCAATCTTTCGACCAGAGGCACCCTCGCCCCAGGCATGGCCGCCGACATCCTGGTCACTGCCGCGAACCCAGACACGACCATGACCACCCTCGAGGCACCACGGCACATCATCAAGGATGGCATTTTCATCAACTGA
- a CDS encoding flavin reductase family protein codes for MKKSLGAITLAQPTPVWAVGAYDEDGKPNAMIAAWGGIASSDPASMVVSLRPSRHTYAGILKHKAFTISVCPANLAAESDYLGMVSGKNVDKFTEAGLTPVRSNCVDAPYIDECPLVIECELSEIVELGVHNMVIGAIIDVKCDDDKLVNGKHPDITKVAPMIFAPGSRAYHTIGEHVGQAFNIGKKFMK; via the coding sequence ATGAAAAAATCACTTGGGGCCATAACGCTGGCCCAACCCACCCCTGTCTGGGCCGTGGGCGCATATGACGAAGACGGCAAACCCAACGCCATGATCGCTGCCTGGGGCGGCATTGCCAGCTCAGACCCCGCATCCATGGTCGTTTCCCTGCGCCCATCTCGGCACACGTATGCCGGAATCCTCAAACACAAGGCGTTCACCATCTCCGTGTGTCCGGCCAACCTGGCTGCTGAGTCCGACTATCTGGGCATGGTCTCGGGGAAAAATGTGGACAAGTTCACGGAAGCCGGCCTCACCCCGGTGAGAAGCAACTGCGTCGACGCACCGTATATCGACGAATGCCCGCTCGTCATCGAGTGCGAGTTGTCCGAAATCGTGGAACTGGGCGTCCACAACATGGTCATCGGTGCAATCATCGACGTAAAATGCGATGACGACAAACTCGTCAATGGCAAGCATCCGGACATAACCAAAGTCGCCCCCATGATCTTCGCCCCCGGCTCCCGCGCCTACCACACCATAGGCGAGCATGTGGGACAGGCCTTCAATATCGGTAAAAAATTCATGAAATAG
- a CDS encoding DUF5675 family protein translates to MKRVEVIRLEKGQDGTFGVLRLDGRVLCVTLEPPDKGNKRDVSCIPAGEYVCRRVESPTFGTTFEVTDVPNRSHILFHQGNVVSDTHGCVLLGTRFGTLGKERGVLQSRNAFHAFLSRCGDAEGFGFVINEHCQEG, encoded by the coding sequence ATGAAGCGAGTAGAAGTGATACGGTTGGAAAAGGGGCAGGACGGCACGTTCGGCGTGTTGCGACTGGACGGGCGGGTGCTGTGCGTCACGTTGGAGCCGCCGGACAAGGGAAACAAGCGGGACGTTTCCTGTATTCCAGCGGGTGAATATGTCTGCAGGCGTGTGGAGTCGCCCACGTTCGGGACCACGTTCGAGGTGACCGATGTCCCGAATCGATCACATATCTTGTTTCATCAGGGAAACGTTGTGAGCGACACGCACGGATGCGTGTTGCTGGGAACCCGTTTCGGTACACTGGGAAAGGAGCGGGGCGTTTTGCAGTCCCGGAATGCATTCCATGCGTTCCTGAGCCGGTGTGGCGACGCGGAAGGGTTTGGATTTGTCATTAATGAACACTGTCAGGAGGGGTAA
- a CDS encoding CBS and ACT domain-containing protein → MLIENWMTKDVITITPDRSMMKASKVMKDKNISRIPVVDDNGKLIGIVSDRDIKDASPSKATTLDMHELYYLLSEIKIQDIMTKKVKSIKETETVEKAAVLMLEGNFGGLPVLDEEEKVVGIITDTDIFKVLVEISGVYEGGTQVCLSIKTASGSLSPVIEFLKNHNARVMSIMTQNVPAEAPIKDIYIRLRDMEKPEFKRLQEAMAKEFDVKYWTIDSVHTVL, encoded by the coding sequence ATGTTGATAGAAAACTGGATGACCAAAGACGTCATCACCATCACACCCGACCGTTCCATGATGAAGGCCTCCAAGGTCATGAAGGACAAAAATATCAGCCGTATCCCTGTCGTGGACGATAACGGCAAGCTGATTGGCATCGTTTCTGACCGCGATATCAAGGACGCCTCGCCGTCCAAAGCCACGACGCTGGATATGCACGAACTGTATTACCTGCTCTCGGAGATCAAAATTCAGGACATCATGACCAAGAAGGTCAAGTCCATCAAGGAAACCGAAACCGTTGAAAAAGCAGCCGTACTCATGCTCGAAGGGAACTTCGGCGGACTGCCCGTCCTTGATGAAGAGGAAAAAGTTGTCGGCATAATCACCGACACCGACATCTTCAAGGTGCTGGTGGAAATCTCCGGCGTCTACGAGGGCGGCACACAGGTTTGTCTGAGCATCAAGACCGCCTCGGGCAGCCTCTCGCCTGTCATTGAATTTCTCAAGAATCACAACGCTCGCGTCATGTCCATCATGACCCAGAACGTGCCTGCGGAAGCACCGATAAAGGACATCTATATCCGTCTCCGCGACATGGAAAAGCCGGAATTCAAACGTCTCCAGGAAGCCATGGCCAAGGAATTCGACGTCAAATACTGGACCATTGATTCAGTCCATACCGTGCTGTAA
- a CDS encoding thioredoxin family protein: protein MTNDSRLIVCPDCRAINRVQQGRESEAVCGKCKATVFPPSPVELVGTTFDRHIAKNKLPVLVDFYSPTCGPCLMMGPQFDEAAKTLHPQARLAKIDTSAEQAIASRFNVMAVPTLILFSNGREIARQPGAMSSGDIVNWVRSKIT, encoded by the coding sequence ATGACCAATGATTCCCGACTCATCGTCTGCCCTGATTGCCGAGCCATCAATCGCGTCCAGCAAGGCCGCGAATCCGAAGCCGTGTGCGGCAAGTGCAAGGCCACGGTCTTTCCCCCCAGCCCCGTAGAACTGGTCGGAACCACTTTTGATCGACACATAGCCAAGAACAAACTGCCCGTTCTGGTCGACTTCTATTCCCCGACCTGCGGCCCGTGCCTGATGATGGGACCACAATTCGACGAAGCCGCAAAGACCCTGCATCCCCAGGCCCGACTGGCCAAGATCGACACCTCTGCGGAGCAGGCCATCGCCTCCCGGTTCAATGTCATGGCCGTTCCCACCCTGATCCTTTTCAGCAATGGCCGGGAGATCGCCCGACAGCCCGGAGCCATGAGCAGCGGCGACATTGTCAACTGGGTACGCAGCAAGATCACCTAA
- a CDS encoding 2-amino-3,7-dideoxy-D-threo-hept-6-ulosonate synthase, giving the protein MHIGKAIRLERIFNRNTGRTIIVPMDHGVTVGPIAGLEKMRDTVTNLVAGGANAGLVHKGQVKLGHRMQGRDFGCIVHLSAGTCLSPFPNLKRLVTTVEEAIRLGADGVSVHVNLGDETEGQMLTDLGQVAASAADWGIPLLAMVYARGPKVADEYDPDIVAHCARVGAELGADVVKVNYPGSAESFAHVVECACVPVVIAGGAKMDSTREFLEIVRTSIDAGGAGLSVGRNVFQHPDSTRLVEVLNRIVHEDASVDDALVGYEDIL; this is encoded by the coding sequence ATGCATATAGGTAAAGCCATTCGTTTGGAAAGAATATTCAATCGTAATACCGGACGGACCATAATCGTGCCCATGGACCACGGTGTGACCGTAGGGCCCATTGCCGGTCTGGAAAAGATGCGCGATACCGTCACCAATCTTGTCGCCGGCGGGGCAAACGCCGGTCTGGTTCACAAGGGACAGGTCAAATTGGGCCACCGCATGCAGGGACGCGACTTCGGATGTATCGTTCATCTGTCGGCAGGCACCTGCCTTTCGCCTTTTCCCAATCTGAAACGGTTGGTGACCACGGTCGAAGAAGCGATTCGCCTGGGTGCTGACGGAGTCAGCGTGCATGTAAACCTTGGGGATGAGACAGAAGGACAGATGCTCACAGACCTGGGACAGGTGGCTGCCAGTGCCGCTGATTGGGGAATTCCCCTCTTGGCCATGGTCTATGCGCGAGGTCCGAAAGTGGCTGATGAGTACGATCCCGACATCGTGGCCCACTGCGCGCGCGTTGGAGCCGAGCTTGGCGCGGATGTGGTCAAGGTCAACTATCCTGGCAGTGCAGAGAGCTTTGCCCATGTGGTGGAATGTGCCTGTGTGCCTGTGGTCATTGCCGGTGGAGCCAAGATGGACTCCACTCGTGAATTTCTCGAAATCGTGCGGACATCCATTGACGCCGGCGGTGCGGGACTGTCCGTGGGACGCAACGTGTTTCAGCACCCGGATTCCACCCGATTGGTGGAAGTGCTCAATCGAATCGTTCATGAAGATGCGTCCGTTGATGACGCGCTTGTCGGTTACGAGGACATCCTCTAG
- a CDS encoding helix-turn-helix domain-containing protein, which translates to MERGESTFDICLKGAQAICEAVGENPRKINELVRDNGLPAWKKRDKGSWLALPEDLHRWIREQRDRYISNYVFNK; encoded by the coding sequence ATGGAACGGGGAGAATCAACCTTCGATATTTGTCTGAAGGGAGCGCAGGCCATTTGCGAGGCCGTGGGGGAGAACCCTCGCAAGATCAATGAGCTTGTCAGGGATAATGGGCTGCCGGCCTGGAAAAAGAGAGACAAGGGGTCATGGCTCGCCCTTCCCGAGGATCTGCATCGTTGGATACGCGAGCAGCGGGATAGGTATATCAGCAACTATGTCTTCAATAAATGA
- a CDS encoding PaaI family thioesterase produces MPQTYLEAVRKPNQSVNPLLAFLGMIVNEVDKDRAMLTLPTRPELIQGVGVVGGGILATLIDETMAHAILGGNKSGERTTTIDMNISYLRAVKAGEQLSCEARVAKRGSRVIFVEAIARTGDREVARGTGTFLAISPCSR; encoded by the coding sequence ATGCCGCAGACATATCTTGAAGCGGTTCGCAAGCCGAACCAGTCCGTCAATCCGCTGCTCGCCTTTCTGGGCATGATTGTGAACGAAGTCGACAAAGACCGGGCCATGCTGACCCTGCCCACCAGGCCGGAGCTCATTCAGGGTGTTGGCGTGGTCGGCGGCGGCATACTGGCCACGCTCATTGACGAGACCATGGCGCACGCCATTCTGGGCGGCAACAAGTCCGGCGAACGCACCACCACGATAGACATGAACATCAGCTACCTGCGGGCCGTGAAGGCTGGCGAACAACTCTCCTGCGAAGCCCGTGTCGCCAAAAGAGGGAGCCGGGTCATCTTTGTCGAGGCCATCGCCCGAACCGGCGACCGGGAAGTCGCCCGAGGGACGGGGACGTTTCTTGCCATCTCCCCTTGCTCCCGATAA
- a CDS encoding sugar phosphate isomerase/epimerase family protein, which yields MDAPSPDHVGPRILLSAGCLFHLPLKLIARIGRDAGFFGMELIMNSPTLTPESELEKVNEVLPIRSIHAPFRDWAAWGGHLNSWKATTALANSLPHADHITMHPPGTRLANMIQNRWFEKACDLPLLLDAKGRIRFSLENMPWAEGSPFGRDPLDKLIGQCRDKNVGLTFDVCHMGVSGRNVLESLDRVPYELLYNVHYSDAVGYTEHLTPGKGSLPLKQFLKRLGKRGYDRYITLELEPAAFPDDLDETITTLVNIRESMEAQLVAEQGGSTHAADIS from the coding sequence ATGGATGCTCCATCGCCTGACCATGTAGGTCCCCGTATTCTGCTTTCGGCAGGCTGTCTTTTCCACCTCCCCCTGAAGCTCATTGCGCGCATCGGGCGGGACGCAGGATTCTTTGGTATGGAGCTGATCATGAACTCGCCCACGCTCACCCCTGAATCCGAGCTGGAAAAAGTCAATGAAGTCCTGCCTATACGCAGTATTCATGCCCCATTCCGCGACTGGGCCGCCTGGGGCGGACACCTGAACTCATGGAAGGCCACCACCGCGCTGGCCAACTCCCTGCCCCATGCTGACCACATCACCATGCACCCCCCGGGCACCAGGCTGGCCAACATGATCCAGAACCGCTGGTTCGAAAAAGCCTGCGACCTTCCCCTGCTGCTCGACGCCAAGGGGCGCATCCGGTTTTCCCTGGAAAACATGCCCTGGGCCGAGGGCTCTCCCTTTGGCAGAGACCCGCTGGACAAACTCATCGGCCAGTGCAGGGACAAAAACGTGGGACTGACCTTTGATGTCTGCCACATGGGTGTCTCCGGCAGGAATGTTCTCGAGTCGTTAGACAGAGTGCCATACGAATTGTTATACAATGTGCATTACTCAGATGCTGTCGGGTATACAGAACACCTGACTCCCGGCAAGGGATCCCTTCCACTGAAACAGTTTCTCAAACGGCTTGGCAAACGCGGCTATGACCGGTACATAACCCTGGAACTTGAACCGGCCGCCTTTCCCGACGATCTGGATGAGACCATCACGACGCTGGTGAATATCCGGGAATCCATGGAAGCGCAGCTTGTGGCCGAACAGGGAGGATCAACGCATGCCGCAGACATATCTTGA
- a CDS encoding SH3 domain-containing protein, translating to MSRYAVIFILVLILAGCSARTQDGPVLDLTTLAQDTSLYHGLPPEIPLLDDKAQTTAYAYFLSQHFGPWHRKTAKHTAEEVFWGLTSYKDTPLFGENTLQRDPSWLEAMATNSRVDAYPSMGRRAIVVANTSLRTLPTNQPAFLDFKRAGEGFPFDYMQNSLVLAGTPLFATHSSADGEWTLVESRHAFGWVETRDIGWVDDTTARAFETGTYGAVVADNVPITDQDGRFCFMGQVGMLLPFKGKEILIPTRDATGNALLASGKLPETAINPAPIPTTPANFSRVANTMLGRPYGWGGLYGHRDCSATTMDLMAAFGIYLPRNSSQQIKRGTFVNLTGLSRETKKQRTLEQGTPFLTLVRKPGHIMLYIGSYKGQPLVMHSAWGLKTKVDGVYGRKIMGSTIITTLEPGIELKTLARPGGDYLESVQAISTLP from the coding sequence ATGTCACGTTACGCTGTCATATTTATCCTTGTCCTGATCCTGGCCGGATGTTCGGCCAGGACACAGGACGGCCCGGTTCTCGACCTGACCACGCTGGCGCAGGATACGAGCCTCTATCACGGGTTGCCCCCGGAGATCCCCCTGCTCGACGACAAGGCGCAAACGACAGCGTATGCCTATTTCCTCAGCCAACATTTCGGCCCATGGCACAGAAAAACGGCCAAACACACAGCCGAAGAAGTGTTCTGGGGACTGACATCCTACAAGGACACCCCTCTTTTCGGCGAGAACACCCTGCAACGCGATCCATCCTGGCTTGAAGCCATGGCGACCAACTCACGGGTTGACGCTTACCCCTCCATGGGGCGACGGGCCATTGTCGTGGCCAACACCAGCCTGCGCACCCTGCCCACCAACCAGCCCGCCTTTTTAGATTTCAAACGAGCTGGCGAGGGTTTTCCCTTCGACTACATGCAGAACTCGCTCGTCCTGGCAGGGACACCACTGTTTGCCACCCACTCCAGCGCAGATGGAGAGTGGACGCTGGTTGAATCCCGGCACGCCTTCGGCTGGGTGGAAACCCGCGACATCGGATGGGTGGACGACACGACGGCCAGAGCGTTCGAGACCGGCACCTACGGGGCTGTTGTTGCGGACAATGTTCCCATCACCGACCAGGATGGCCGGTTCTGCTTCATGGGCCAAGTCGGCATGCTGCTGCCTTTCAAGGGCAAGGAAATCCTGATCCCGACACGGGATGCAACAGGCAATGCCCTCCTTGCAAGCGGAAAGCTCCCCGAAACAGCCATCAATCCGGCACCCATCCCGACCACGCCTGCCAACTTCAGCCGCGTCGCCAACACAATGCTGGGCCGCCCCTATGGATGGGGAGGCCTGTACGGACACCGCGACTGCTCGGCAACCACCATGGACCTCATGGCCGCCTTCGGTATTTACCTGCCCCGCAACTCAAGCCAGCAGATAAAAAGAGGAACATTCGTGAACCTGACCGGCCTGTCCCGCGAGACAAAAAAACAGCGCACCCTTGAGCAGGGCACGCCGTTTTTGACCCTGGTGCGCAAGCCGGGCCATATCATGCTGTATATTGGCAGCTATAAAGGACAGCCCCTTGTCATGCACTCGGCATGGGGCCTCAAGACCAAGGTGGACGGCGTCTATGGACGCAAAATCATGGGGTCCACCATCATCACGACCCTGGAGCCGGGCATAGAGCTGAAGACGCTGGCCCGGCCCGGTGGAGACTACCTGGAAAGTGTCCAGGCCATCTCCACCCTGCCATAA